The following are from one region of the Burkholderiales bacterium genome:
- a CDS encoding cation:proton antiporter, with protein sequence MKFLSGTGAIVLTFLAGAELDPVVFKRKLKEASAVGLVSFLVPFLGCAAAAYYLLHWDVQASWLAGVALSTTSVAVVYAVMLEFGFNKTDYGKTVLAACFVTDLGTVLALGFIFAPFTFKTLIFFGVTVVVMAILPRLTPRLFKRYGERPSELEAKFLLLCLFGLGALAAWADSEAVLPAYVIGMVLAGTVGKDHALIRRLRTLTFGLFTPFYFIRAGSFVSVPALLAAPAAFIILLLAKMATKFAGVYPVTKFYGSPRTEAMYTTLLMSTGLTFGSISALFGLSHHIIDQAQYSLLVVTVIGSAVVPTLIANAFFLPRHLLKKAPEEERRAAGQEIPQLADPK encoded by the coding sequence ATCAAGTTTCTTTCAGGCACCGGCGCCATTGTTTTGACTTTTCTCGCCGGCGCCGAGCTCGATCCCGTAGTATTCAAGCGCAAATTGAAGGAAGCGTCCGCAGTCGGGCTGGTAAGCTTTCTCGTGCCTTTTCTCGGTTGTGCCGCAGCGGCCTATTATCTGCTGCACTGGGATGTTCAGGCGAGCTGGCTTGCCGGAGTGGCGCTCTCCACCACCTCAGTCGCGGTAGTGTACGCGGTGATGCTGGAATTCGGCTTTAATAAAACCGATTACGGCAAGACCGTGCTCGCGGCGTGCTTTGTCACCGATCTGGGAACGGTACTGGCGCTGGGCTTCATCTTTGCTCCTTTCACCTTTAAAACCCTCATCTTTTTCGGTGTAACTGTCGTTGTTATGGCGATACTGCCTCGGCTTACTCCTCGTCTTTTCAAACGCTACGGCGAAAGACCGTCGGAGCTGGAAGCAAAATTCCTGCTGCTTTGTCTTTTCGGCCTGGGCGCGCTCGCCGCCTGGGCGGACAGCGAGGCGGTGCTGCCGGCCTATGTAATCGGCATGGTGCTGGCGGGGACGGTGGGCAAGGACCACGCTTTGATCCGGCGGTTGCGTACCTTGACTTTCGGCTTGTTTACGCCGTTTTATTTCATCCGTGCCGGCTCTTTCGTCTCAGTGCCCGCATTGCTTGCCGCGCCGGCTGCGTTTATCATTTTGCTGTTGGCAAAGATGGCGACCAAATTTGCCGGCGTCTATCCCGTCACCAAATTTTACGGCTCACCGAGGACCGAGGCCATGTACACGACGCTGTTAATGTCCACCGGGCTTACTTTCGGCAGCATTTCGGCTTTGTTCGGGCTTTCTCACCACATCATCGATCAGGCCCAGTACTCCCTGCTGGTGGTCACCGTCATCGGCAGCGCGGTAGTGCCCACGCTCATCGCCAACGCTTTCTTCCTGCCGCGCCACTTGCTGAAAAAAGCGCCCGAGGAAGAGAGGCGGGCAGCCGGACAGGAAATCCCGCAGCTCGCCGACCCGAAATAG
- a CDS encoding universal stress protein — protein MIKRILMAYDGSAPADKAYAFAMDLAKKYGAELIVLAVSRPPDFADDVEMEAVLENSTKHYENLLSNLKPQAAAQGINARFEIVVGHPAEQILYYAEQNEADHIVMGHRGKTFFQRWRLGSVSKQVIHYALCAVTVIR, from the coding sequence ATGATCAAGCGCATCCTGATGGCTTATGACGGCTCGGCGCCCGCAGACAAGGCATATGCTTTTGCCATGGATCTCGCCAAGAAGTACGGAGCCGAACTCATCGTGTTGGCGGTTTCCCGCCCACCGGATTTTGCCGATGACGTGGAAATGGAAGCGGTTCTGGAGAATTCCACCAAGCATTACGAGAACTTGCTGTCAAATCTGAAACCGCAGGCTGCAGCGCAGGGCATCAATGCAAGATTCGAAATAGTGGTGGGGCACCCTGCGGAGCAAATTTTGTACTATGCCGAACAAAACGAAGCCGATCACATTGTCATGGGACATCGCGGCAAGACGTTTTTCCAGCGTTGGCGGCTGGGCTCGGTGTCAAAGCAGGTAATTCATTACGCGCTTTGCGCCGTAACTGTCATTCGCTGA
- a CDS encoding putative molybdenum carrier protein has product MIKIVSGGQTGVDRAALDAALELGIPCGGWCPEGRLAEDGRIPERYPLKELAGGGYAERTLQNVIDSDGTVIINFGELQGGTEQTLLFCVERAKPHELINAEKVSASKAARLIRAFVTKHRVKTLNIAGPRHSKEARAYGYAYSALQLFLRDGVAGVTRTD; this is encoded by the coding sequence ATGATTAAAATCGTTTCCGGCGGCCAGACTGGCGTGGACCGCGCCGCGCTGGATGCGGCACTTGAGCTCGGTATCCCCTGCGGCGGCTGGTGCCCCGAGGGCCGGCTGGCCGAAGACGGCCGCATCCCCGAGCGTTACCCGCTTAAAGAGCTTGCGGGTGGAGGTTATGCCGAGCGCACGCTGCAGAACGTGATTGACAGCGACGGCACGGTGATCATTAACTTCGGTGAATTGCAGGGAGGAACCGAGCAGACTTTGTTGTTCTGTGTCGAACGGGCGAAGCCGCACGAACTGATAAACGCGGAAAAGGTTTCCGCGTCAAAGGCGGCACGGTTGATCCGCGCGTTCGTTACAAAACACCGCGTCAAAACCCTCAACATCGCTGGGCCGCGGCACAGCAAGGAAGCGCGCGCCTACGGCTACGCTTATAGTGCGCTACAGCTTTTTCTGCGGGATGGGGTCGCCGGCGTCACGCGAACAGATTAG
- the serB gene encoding phosphoserine phosphatase SerB, with translation MNLIIQGSEIENRDLRQLAKLAGASRIEQITHEAFRLREAQVHDRVAEYCEKAKLDFAFVPENLKLSGFGLLAMDMDSTLIAIECVDELADMRGIKAEVSQITASSVRGEIEFTESMRRRVTLLAGLDESALQQVYDERLQLSPGAEKMLAGLKAAGVKTLLISSGFTFFTDRLKNRLNLDYTCANALEIVNGKLSGKVAGEIIDAETKAVKVEEIRMQLGLKREQVVALGDGANDLKMMAQAGVSIAYHAQPIVRRQTTYAINHVGLDGVTNLFA, from the coding sequence ATGAATCTCATCATTCAGGGCAGCGAGATCGAAAACCGTGATCTCAGGCAATTGGCAAAGCTTGCCGGCGCATCGCGCATCGAGCAAATAACCCATGAAGCGTTTCGTTTGCGTGAAGCGCAGGTGCACGACAGAGTGGCCGAATACTGCGAGAAGGCGAAGCTTGATTTTGCTTTCGTACCTGAAAACCTCAAGCTCTCCGGCTTCGGACTGCTGGCGATGGACATGGACTCGACGCTGATTGCCATCGAATGCGTTGACGAACTCGCCGACATGCGGGGCATCAAGGCGGAAGTCTCGCAAATCACTGCGAGCTCGGTGCGCGGCGAAATTGAGTTCACGGAAAGCATGCGCCGCCGCGTCACCCTGCTCGCCGGGCTCGATGAATCCGCCCTGCAACAGGTTTACGACGAGCGCCTGCAGCTTTCCCCCGGCGCGGAAAAAATGCTCGCCGGATTGAAAGCGGCCGGCGTCAAAACGCTGTTAATCTCCAGCGGCTTCACTTTTTTCACCGACCGGTTGAAAAACCGTCTGAACCTCGATTACACCTGCGCCAACGCGCTGGAAATCGTCAACGGCAAACTGAGCGGCAAGGTGGCGGGGGAAATTATTGACGCCGAAACCAAGGCAGTCAAAGTGGAAGAGATCCGGATGCAGCTGGGATTGAAGAGGGAGCAGGTCGTCGCCCTCGGCGACGGCGCCAACGATCTCAAGATGATGGCGCAGGCCGGTGTCAGCATCGCTTACCACGCCCAGCCCATCGTCCGCCGGCAAACGACTTATGCCATCAACCACGTTGGTCTTGACGGCGTGACTAATCTGTTCGCGTGA
- a CDS encoding DUF1161 domain-containing protein, with protein MSHQHKIPLLLTSLLVCFSLSNVASAQEETKANAPVMTRKPCEELKSEIDAKLQAKGVETYSLGIVPNEDVKDEKVVGSCDGGTKKITYKRG; from the coding sequence ATGTCACACCAACACAAAATTCCACTACTACTTACTTCTTTATTGGTTTGTTTCTCATTGAGCAATGTTGCATCAGCCCAAGAGGAGACCAAAGCTAATGCACCGGTCATGACTCGGAAGCCTTGCGAAGAGCTGAAGTCTGAGATTGATGCGAAGCTTCAAGCTAAGGGTGTTGAGACTTATTCTCTGGGAATCGTTCCGAATGAAGATGTGAAGGACGAAAAAGTAGTCGGTAGTTGCGATGGCGGAACCAAAAAGATTACGTACAAGAGAGGATAA
- the mfd gene encoding transcription-repair coupling factor, translating into MLFDQAPPLPGQKVRYAGLHGSSDALALSQFAEKHKPLIIITETAQDAQRLLEEIPYFAPKLKVNLLPDWETLPYDSFSPHQDLVSERLATLYHITHNDCDVAIIPVTTALYRLPPPSYLAAYTFFIKQGERLKAETLRSQLTLAGYTHVSQVLAPGEYCVRGGLIDLFPMGSPLPYRIDLLDDEVESIRTFDADTQRSVYPVKEIRLLPAREFPLDEKGQERFRVNFRERFEGDPSKSRLYKDVSQGLAPAGIEYYLPLFFKETATLFDFLPESAALCLHRDVLRAMENFWHDTQSRYQLLRGDRNRPLLPPQDLFLSVDRFFSGCKAHPRIEIAIEENTGAVQCAVASLPAVAIDRRAENPLNKLFGFLQDFDGRVLLLAESLGRREIVHEYFNEYGLKPALCESFNAFRQSSERVMLCASPLQNGFILEDERVAIITESELYAAQVRRRDRREAARKTSAEGMLRDLSEIRIGDPVVHESHGIGRYLGLMNLDMGEGTTEFLALEYAEKDKLYVPVSQLSLISRYSGAAPEAAPLHKLGSGQWDKAKKKAMRQVRDTAAELLNLYAQRASRQGHAFGFQPHDYEAFVDGFGFEETRDQAAAIQSVIEDLTKGKPMDRLICGDVGFGKTEVALRAAFIAMMDGKQVAVLVPTTLLVEQHFQNFSDRFADWPVKIAELSRFRSGKEQTLTLQGLAEGKIDIVIGTHKLIQKGVKFKRLGLVIIDEEHRFGVRQKERLKALRAEVDVLTLTATPIPRTLALSLEGLRDFSVITTAPERRLAIKTFVTPYSQGIIREAALRELKRGGQVYFLHNDIDTIETMHEKLVKLLPEARIHFAHGQMRERDLEHVMRDFYQQRFNVLLCTTIIETGIDIPTANTMIINRPDKLGLAQLHQLRGRVGRSHHQAYAYLLTPDEEAIGTQARKRLEAIQMMEELGSGFYLAMHDLEIRGAGEILGEAQSGEMQEVGFNLYNQMLGAAVKSLKNGKEPDLSQPLGVTTEINLHAPALLPEHYCNDIHERLVLYKRLANCETLEELELMHEELVDRFGSPPQPAKVLLDTHRLRILGKPLGISRIDATDSVIQLQFVPKPPVDAVKIIRLMQQKRNYRLSGPDRLRIEAELPDVKARVAAIREVFSELS; encoded by the coding sequence ATGCTGTTCGACCAAGCCCCGCCGCTTCCAGGGCAAAAAGTACGCTACGCCGGATTGCACGGCTCAAGCGATGCCCTCGCTTTGTCTCAATTTGCCGAAAAGCATAAGCCTCTCATCATCATCACCGAAACCGCGCAAGACGCGCAGCGGCTGCTCGAGGAAATTCCCTATTTTGCGCCCAAGCTGAAGGTTAATCTGCTGCCCGACTGGGAAACGCTGCCCTACGACAGCTTCTCGCCGCACCAGGACCTGGTTTCCGAGCGCCTCGCCACGCTGTATCACATCACGCACAACGACTGCGATGTCGCCATCATTCCGGTGACCACCGCGCTTTACCGCCTGCCGCCGCCTTCTTATCTCGCCGCCTACACTTTTTTCATCAAGCAAGGTGAAAGACTGAAAGCCGAGACTCTGCGCAGCCAGCTCACGCTCGCCGGTTACACGCATGTCAGCCAGGTACTGGCGCCCGGTGAATACTGCGTGCGCGGCGGGCTGATCGATCTGTTTCCGATGGGCAGTCCCCTGCCCTACCGTATCGACCTGCTCGATGACGAAGTCGAGAGCATCCGCACCTTTGACGCGGATACCCAGCGCAGCGTTTATCCGGTGAAGGAAATCCGTCTGCTGCCGGCGCGCGAATTTCCGCTGGATGAAAAAGGCCAGGAGCGCTTCCGCGTGAATTTCCGTGAGCGCTTCGAAGGCGATCCCTCGAAAAGCCGGCTATATAAAGATGTCAGCCAGGGCCTGGCGCCCGCGGGTATCGAGTATTACCTGCCGCTGTTTTTCAAGGAAACCGCGACGCTTTTTGATTTCCTTCCCGAATCGGCCGCGCTTTGCCTGCACCGCGACGTCCTGCGCGCCATGGAAAACTTCTGGCACGACACGCAGTCGCGCTACCAGCTTTTGCGCGGCGACCGCAACCGCCCGCTGTTGCCGCCGCAGGACTTGTTTTTGAGCGTTGACCGGTTCTTCTCCGGCTGCAAGGCGCACCCGCGGATTGAAATTGCAATCGAGGAAAATACCGGCGCCGTTCAATGCGCGGTTGCTTCCCTGCCGGCGGTTGCCATTGACCGCCGCGCGGAAAATCCACTGAACAAGCTTTTCGGGTTTCTCCAGGATTTCGATGGCCGCGTCCTGCTGCTGGCAGAAAGCCTGGGGCGCCGCGAAATCGTGCATGAATATTTTAACGAATACGGACTCAAACCCGCCCTGTGCGAAAGCTTTAATGCGTTCAGGCAAAGCTCAGAGCGCGTGATGCTGTGCGCTTCGCCGCTGCAAAACGGCTTCATTCTTGAGGATGAACGCGTTGCCATCATTACCGAAAGCGAGCTCTACGCGGCGCAAGTGCGCCGGCGTGACCGGCGCGAAGCCGCGCGCAAAACCTCCGCTGAAGGAATGCTGCGCGACCTGAGCGAAATCCGCATTGGCGATCCGGTAGTGCACGAAAGCCACGGCATCGGCCGCTATCTGGGATTGATGAATCTGGATATGGGCGAAGGCACGACTGAATTCCTGGCGCTGGAATACGCGGAAAAAGACAAGCTCTATGTGCCGGTGTCGCAACTCTCGCTCATCAGCCGCTACAGCGGCGCAGCGCCGGAAGCCGCGCCTTTGCACAAGCTGGGCAGCGGGCAGTGGGACAAAGCTAAGAAAAAAGCCATGCGCCAGGTGCGCGACACCGCAGCCGAGCTTTTGAATCTTTACGCGCAGCGCGCTTCGCGCCAGGGTCATGCTTTCGGCTTCCAGCCGCATGACTATGAAGCGTTCGTTGACGGCTTCGGCTTCGAGGAAACGCGAGACCAGGCGGCAGCCATCCAGTCCGTGATCGAGGATTTGACCAAAGGCAAGCCGATGGACAGGTTGATTTGCGGCGACGTCGGATTCGGCAAGACCGAAGTCGCGCTGCGCGCGGCATTCATCGCCATGATGGACGGCAAGCAGGTGGCGGTGCTGGTGCCCACCACGCTGCTTGTCGAGCAGCATTTCCAGAATTTCTCCGACCGCTTTGCCGACTGGCCGGTGAAAATCGCCGAGCTGTCGCGCTTCCGCTCGGGAAAGGAACAAACGCTAACACTGCAGGGATTGGCCGAGGGCAAAATAGATATCGTGATAGGCACCCACAAGCTGATCCAGAAAGGCGTGAAGTTCAAGCGCCTGGGTCTCGTCATCATTGACGAAGAGCACCGCTTCGGCGTGCGGCAGAAAGAAAGGTTGAAAGCACTTCGCGCTGAAGTGGACGTGCTGACTTTAACCGCGACACCGATCCCGCGCACGCTGGCTTTGTCGCTCGAAGGCCTGCGTGATTTTTCGGTGATTACCACCGCGCCCGAACGGCGGCTGGCGATTAAAACTTTTGTCACGCCTTACAGCCAGGGTATCATCCGCGAAGCGGCGCTGCGCGAGCTCAAGCGCGGCGGCCAAGTGTATTTCCTGCATAACGATATCGACACGATTGAAACCATGCACGAGAAACTGGTGAAGCTCCTGCCCGAGGCGCGCATCCATTTCGCCCACGGGCAGATGCGCGAGCGCGATCTCGAGCACGTGATGCGCGATTTTTATCAGCAGCGTTTCAACGTGCTGCTTTGCACGACTATCATCGAGACCGGGATTGATATTCCCACCGCCAATACCATGATTATCAACCGCCCCGATAAACTTGGTCTGGCGCAGCTGCATCAATTGCGCGGGCGCGTCGGCCGTTCGCACCACCAGGCGTATGCCTATCTTCTGACGCCGGATGAAGAAGCGATAGGCACACAGGCGAGAAAGCGGCTGGAAGCTATCCAGATGATGGAGGAGCTGGGCTCGGGCTTTTACCTCGCGATGCACGATTTGGAGATACGCGGCGCGGGTGAGATTTTGGGCGAAGCGCAAAGTGGAGAAATGCAGGAAGTGGGTTTCAATCTCTACAACCAGATGCTGGGCGCCGCAGTGAAATCACTCAAGAACGGAAAAGAGCCTGATCTTTCGCAACCCTTGGGTGTGACCACTGAAATCAATCTGCATGCGCCGGCGCTGCTGCCTGAGCACTATTGCAACGACATCCACGAGCGTCTGGTGCTTTACAAGCGGCTCGCCAACTGCGAAACGCTGGAAGAACTGGAATTGATGCACGAGGAACTGGTGGACCGCTTCGGCTCACCGCCGCAACCGGCGAAAGTCTTGCTCGACACTCACCGCCTGCGCATCCTCGGAAAACCGCTCGGCATTTCGCGCATTGACGCCACTGACTCAGTCATTCAATTGCAGTTCGTTCCCAAGCCTCCGGTAGATGCCGTCAAAATTATCAGGCTCATGCAGCAGAAACGCAATTACCGCCTGAGCGGCCCGGACCGGTTGCGCATCGAAGCCGAGTTGCCGGACGTCAAGGCACGCGTTGCGGCAATAAGGGAAGTATTCAGCGAATTGAGCTAA
- a CDS encoding phosphoribosyltransferase family protein, with the protein MLFHDRLNAAARLVEKLSAYRGKNPLVLAIPRGAVLMAKRIADELGGEVDVVLVRKIGAPYNPEFAIGAVDESGNFFVTQDAVLIGANEDYIEQEKQKQLEIMRQRRAQYTPLREPIDPTGRIVIVVDDGLATGSTMIAALRALKQSNPAKLICAVPVAPPDTLGKVGLYADEVVCVHATHDFFAVGQFYANFPQVSDEEVVAILLESAGTNKPA; encoded by the coding sequence ATTTTGTTTCACGACCGTCTCAATGCCGCCGCCAGGCTTGTGGAAAAGCTTTCCGCCTACCGCGGCAAGAACCCGCTGGTGCTGGCGATTCCGCGCGGCGCGGTGCTGATGGCCAAGCGCATCGCCGACGAGCTCGGGGGTGAAGTGGACGTGGTGCTGGTGCGCAAAATCGGTGCGCCCTACAACCCGGAGTTCGCCATCGGCGCGGTGGACGAGAGCGGCAATTTTTTTGTCACCCAAGACGCGGTTTTGATCGGCGCGAACGAAGATTACATCGAGCAGGAAAAGCAAAAGCAGCTTGAGATTATGCGGCAACGCCGCGCGCAATATACGCCGCTGCGCGAACCGATTGATCCTACCGGACGCATCGTCATCGTGGTGGACGATGGGCTTGCCACCGGCTCCACCATGATTGCCGCGCTACGCGCTTTAAAGCAGAGCAATCCGGCAAAACTCATCTGTGCAGTGCCGGTCGCGCCGCCCGACACGCTGGGAAAAGTGGGACTTTATGCCGATGAAGTGGTGTGCGTGCACGCCACGCACGATTTTTTCGCCGTGGGGCAGTTCTATGCAAATTTTCCCCAAGTCAGCGACGAAGAAGTGGTGGCGATTTTGCTGGAAAGTGCCGGTACAAACAAACCGGCGTGA
- a CDS encoding type II toxin-antitoxin system RelE/ParE family toxin produces the protein MIRSFRHKGLETFFRSGSKAGIQPTHAKRLRLQLSALDAAVGPRSMNLPGWKLHRLSGDLAGHWSVWVSGNWRLMFRFEGQDAVLVDYQDYH, from the coding sequence GTGATCCGATCATTCCGGCATAAAGGTCTTGAAACCTTCTTCAGGTCGGGGAGTAAAGCGGGTATTCAGCCGACTCACGCCAAGCGATTGCGGCTGCAACTTTCTGCGTTAGACGCAGCCGTCGGTCCGCGGAGCATGAATCTGCCGGGCTGGAAGCTGCATCGGCTCTCAGGTGATCTGGCAGGCCACTGGTCAGTGTGGGTGAGCGGGAACTGGCGGCTTATGTTCCGATTCGAGGGCCAAGATGCAGTTTTGGTGGACTATCAGGATTATCACTAG
- a CDS encoding HigA family addiction module antitoxin, producing MTRMHKPAHPGEVLKDGVFENAKVSVTDAARALGVTRVSLSRVLNGKAGVSAQMAVRLGKWLGTGSEVWINMQAQYDLWRAEQALKRQVVKITPLKKAA from the coding sequence ATGACGAGAATGCACAAGCCGGCCCATCCTGGGGAAGTATTGAAGGACGGTGTTTTCGAAAACGCAAAGGTGTCGGTAACGGACGCCGCGAGGGCCTTGGGTGTCACGCGGGTGTCGTTGTCACGGGTGTTGAATGGCAAAGCGGGTGTCAGCGCACAAATGGCGGTGCGGCTGGGGAAGTGGCTTGGCACCGGTTCCGAAGTGTGGATCAACATGCAGGCACAGTATGACCTGTGGCGAGCCGAGCAGGCGCTGAAGCGCCAAGTGGTGAAAATTACGCCACTCAAGAAGGCGGCGTAG
- the amrS gene encoding AmmeMemoRadiSam system radical SAM enzyme, translating into MSSNYPGRYWHFIEDGRIQCDLCPRDCRLHEGQRGACFVRQREGDQMVLTTYGRSSGFCIDPVEKKPLNHFYPGSSLLSFGTAGCNLHCRFCQNWDISKSRDMDRLADAASPEQIADSAVRLGCKGVAFTYNDPVIFAEYAMDIADACREQGIQAVAVTAGYMHDQPRREFYAHMDAANVDLKGFTQEFYAKLCSADLQPVLDTLVYLKHETDVWFEITTLLIPGKNDSDKEITAECKWLAKEVGTDVPLHFTAFHPDFKMLDVPPTPPATLTRARDIALNEGLQYVYTGNVFDTEGGTTYCPSCRATLIVRDWHNILKYRVTPQGRCPDCGTSINGRFEKFTGQFGRKRIPVRIAGSSA; encoded by the coding sequence ATGAGTTCCAACTATCCGGGCCGTTACTGGCATTTTATCGAGGATGGACGCATCCAGTGCGATCTCTGCCCGCGCGATTGCAGGCTGCATGAAGGCCAGCGCGGCGCCTGTTTCGTGCGGCAACGCGAAGGCGACCAGATGGTGCTCACCACTTATGGGCGCTCTTCGGGCTTCTGCATCGATCCGGTGGAGAAAAAGCCGCTCAATCATTTTTATCCCGGCTCGAGCCTCCTCTCTTTCGGCACCGCGGGCTGCAATCTGCACTGCCGCTTCTGCCAGAACTGGGACATCAGCAAGTCGCGCGACATGGATCGCCTCGCCGATGCCGCCTCGCCGGAGCAGATTGCCGATTCCGCCGTGCGCCTCGGCTGCAAGGGCGTAGCGTTCACCTACAACGATCCGGTGATTTTCGCCGAGTACGCGATGGACATTGCCGATGCCTGCCGCGAGCAAGGCATCCAGGCGGTGGCGGTCACCGCCGGTTACATGCACGATCAGCCGCGGCGCGAATTTTACGCGCACATGGACGCAGCCAACGTGGACCTCAAGGGATTTACGCAGGAATTCTACGCCAAGCTTTGCAGCGCTGACTTGCAGCCGGTGCTCGACACCCTCGTTTATTTGAAGCACGAAACGGATGTGTGGTTTGAAATCACCACGCTGCTCATTCCCGGCAAGAATGATTCGGATAAGGAAATCACCGCCGAATGCAAATGGCTGGCGAAAGAAGTCGGCACCGATGTGCCGCTGCATTTCACGGCATTTCATCCCGACTTCAAGATGCTCGACGTGCCGCCGACGCCGCCTGCGACGCTCACCCGCGCGCGCGACATTGCGCTCAACGAAGGCCTGCAATATGTTTATACGGGAAACGTGTTCGACACCGAGGGCGGAACCACTTACTGTCCATCGTGCCGAGCTACACTCATCGTGCGCGACTGGCACAACATTCTCAAATACCGCGTGACGCCGCAGGGCCGCTGTCCTGATTGCGGCACGTCAATCAACGGGCGCTTTGAAAAATTCACCGGCCAGTTCGGAAGAAAGCGCATACCGGTGCGAATCGCAGGTTCGTCCGCCTGA
- the amrA gene encoding AmmeMemoRadiSam system protein A produces MTRGEVLLFIARAAISRELGRNASAPEDVPWLKEKQACFVTLMLNRQLRGCIGTLEAYRPLLEDVKENAIYAAFREPRFPPLTLDELDETRIEISLLSAATPIYFAGEDDALKHLCPGVDGVILQYANHRATFLPQVWDKLAEPATFMNELKLKAGLKDNFWDEGIRLYRYTVEKWREWDLQEALS; encoded by the coding sequence ATGACCCGTGGCGAAGTCTTGCTGTTTATTGCCCGCGCCGCCATCTCCCGCGAGCTGGGGCGCAACGCCAGCGCGCCCGAGGACGTGCCCTGGCTGAAAGAAAAACAGGCCTGTTTTGTCACGCTCATGCTCAATCGGCAATTGCGCGGCTGCATCGGCACGCTCGAAGCCTATCGGCCGCTCCTCGAAGACGTGAAAGAGAACGCTATCTACGCAGCATTTCGCGAGCCGCGCTTTCCGCCGCTCACACTCGACGAGCTGGACGAGACCCGCATTGAAATCTCACTTTTATCCGCAGCCACACCTATTTACTTTGCCGGTGAAGATGATGCGCTCAAGCACTTATGCCCGGGCGTAGACGGCGTGATTCTGCAATATGCGAATCATCGGGCAACTTTCCTGCCGCAGGTTTGGGACAAACTCGCCGAGCCCGCCACGTTCATGAATGAACTCAAGCTCAAAGCCGGTTTGAAAGACAACTTCTGGGACGAAGGCATCCGGCTCTACCGCTACACGGTAGAAAAATGGCGGGAGTGGGATTTGCAGGAAGCGCTGTCATGA
- the amrB gene encoding AmmeMemoRadiSam system protein B — translation MNRVRSPAVAGSFYPRQASELSATVAALLESVELDGQAELPKALIAPHAGYIYSGPVAASAYARLKGLCGGIRRVVLLGPAHRVYVEGLALPSAVRFATPLGTVPLDAEAMRQIRALPQVVEGDEAHRLEHSLEVHLPFLQKLLGDFSLVPLVVGDAASEDVAQVLEMLWGGKETLVVISSDLSHYLPYGAAQQADQDTVSAILALRGALTPEQACGCMPVNGFLCAARRRALTPRLLDARNSGDTAGDKNRVVGYASLAFTEGAPS, via the coding sequence ATGAACCGCGTCCGCTCCCCTGCCGTCGCCGGTAGCTTTTACCCCCGGCAAGCTTCCGAGCTTTCCGCAACCGTTGCCGCGTTGCTGGAGAGCGTCGAGCTTGACGGGCAAGCCGAGCTGCCCAAAGCGCTGATTGCGCCGCACGCCGGCTACATTTATTCCGGACCCGTCGCCGCCAGCGCTTACGCACGGCTCAAAGGCTTATGCGGCGGCATCCGGCGAGTCGTGCTGCTGGGCCCCGCCCACCGCGTTTATGTCGAAGGGCTGGCGTTACCGTCGGCGGTACGCTTTGCCACGCCTCTCGGGACGGTGCCGCTCGACGCCGAGGCGATGCGGCAAATCCGCGCGCTGCCGCAAGTCGTGGAGGGCGATGAGGCGCACCGCCTGGAGCATTCGCTCGAAGTGCATCTGCCTTTCCTGCAAAAACTGCTGGGTGATTTCAGCCTGGTTCCGCTGGTCGTCGGCGATGCGGCGTCCGAGGACGTGGCGCAAGTGCTGGAAATGCTCTGGGGCGGGAAGGAAACGTTGGTCGTTATCAGCTCCGACCTTTCACATTACTTGCCTTACGGCGCCGCGCAACAAGCGGACCAGGATACCGTGAGCGCGATTCTCGCCCTGCGCGGCGCGCTCACGCCGGAGCAGGCCTGCGGTTGCATGCCGGTGAACGGTTTTCTGTGCGCCGCGCGCCGCCGTGCGCTCACCCCCCGTCTGCTCGATGCGCGCAATTCCGGCGACACCGCCGGCGACAAAAACCGCGTGGTGGGCTATGCTTCGTTAGCTTTCACCGAGGGAGCGCCGTCATGA